GGTTGTGGTGCTCATTTACTCTCCTATTAAGTCGACTACTAAATTGTGGTTGATCAGGTTATTGCTAGAGGGCAAAGATACCCTGTCCGAATTGATTTATCACCTCTAAATAAGGGCTAAGACTGTGTCCCTAATCTCGGCCATCTGTTTTTCGGTATTTGCCTCAACATTTAGTCGAAGTAATGGCTCGGTGTTTGAGGGACGAAGATTAAACCACCAGGTATCTGCTGTGATTGTTAATCCATCTAACTCATCAACCTGATAACTGCCTTGGTACTTTTCTCGAATCAGATTGATGGACTTCTTAGCATCTTTAACTTTGCTATTAATCTCACCACTTGAAAAATACCTGTTATAAGGTTTAAGTAAATTTGATAAGGGTTTGGAAGTAGCCATTAACTCTGCCAATGCATAGAGCGCTGCCAGCATTCCAGAATCTGCACGCCAAAAATCACCGAAGTAAAAATGTCCAGAGTGCTCACCGCCAAAGACTGCTCCAGATTCGGCCATTAAACTTTTTATGTATGAGTGTCCCACGCGACTCCGAAGTGCGGTGCCACCATTTTCAGAAATAACCTCAGGCACAGCCTTAGAGGAGATTAGGTTGTAAATAATGGTTGCACCAGGGTTTGCTTTTAGCTCCCGAACTGCAATCAACGCAGTTAACGCGGATGGGTTTACCAAATCACCATTTTCATCAACCAAAAAGCAGCGATCAGCATCGCCATCAAATGCCAAACCTATATCTGCTTTTTCTTTCTTGACCCGCTTTTGAAGTGCCTTCAGATTCTCTGGTTCAATTGGATTTGCCTCATGATTTGGAAAATTTCCATCAAGTTCAAAATACATTGGTACTAAGTCAATCTTTAATTTTTCCATAACAGCTGGCGCGGTAAAACCAGCCATTCCATTTCCAGCATCAATTACTACCTTGAGTTTACGCTTTGTGAAAGTTTTCTCTGGAAATCTAGCCAGCAGATAATCCACATACTCCGTAAGCAAATCCTGCTTTCGAACAGTTCCAACAGGTCGATTAGATATTGGTACACCTTCTTCGATCAGCTGACGAATCTTTATTAAGCCAGACTCTTGACCAATTGGTTTAGCACCACTCTTACAAAGCTTCATTCCATTGTATTTAGCAGGATTATGACTTGCGGTGAACATAATGCCTGGCAAATTTAATTTTCCTGATGCAAAATAAAGCATGTCAGTTGATGCCAATCCAATTCGGATTACATCCATACCTTGGCTTGTTGCGCCATCTGAAAAAGCATCTGCAAGTGGTGAAGATGAAGGTCTCATATCTTCACCGACCACGATAGTTGCCGGCTCACGTTCTAGCTCTAGAAATTTGGCATATGCCACACCAAGAGAAAATGAAAAATCAGGAGTGATCTCATCTTTTACCAAGCCTCTTATGTCGTAGGCC
The Candidatus Nanopelagicus limnes DNA segment above includes these coding regions:
- a CDS encoding phosphomannomutase/phosphoglucomutase, which translates into the protein MLEKIIKAYDIRGLVKDEITPDFSFSLGVAYAKFLELEREPATIVVGEDMRPSSSPLADAFSDGATSQGMDVIRIGLASTDMLYFASGKLNLPGIMFTASHNPAKYNGMKLCKSGAKPIGQESGLIKIRQLIEEGVPISNRPVGTVRKQDLLTEYVDYLLARFPEKTFTKRKLKVVIDAGNGMAGFTAPAVMEKLKIDLVPMYFELDGNFPNHEANPIEPENLKALQKRVKKEKADIGLAFDGDADRCFLVDENGDLVNPSALTALIAVRELKANPGATIIYNLISSKAVPEVISENGGTALRSRVGHSYIKSLMAESGAVFGGEHSGHFYFGDFWRADSGMLAALYALAELMATSKPLSNLLKPYNRYFSSGEINSKVKDAKKSINLIREKYQGSYQVDELDGLTITADTWWFNLRPSNTEPLLRLNVEANTEKQMAEIRDTVLALI